Genomic window (Propionibacteriaceae bacterium ZF39):
CCTGGGTCTCGCTCTGGTCGTACGCGGTCGGGCACGGCGTAGGTTCGGGGGTATGAACGGGGATGTCCTGGGGGCCGCGATCGAGGTGGCCCTGACCGCGATGCTGGTGGTGCTCGCGTGGGGTTGAAAACGCTGGTGACGGGGGGCGTACGCTCCGGAAAATCCGCCTGCGCGGAAGGGCTCCTCGCGGCGGAAACGCAGGTGAGCTATCTAGCGCCGGGCCCGCCCTGGGCCGACGATGCCGACTGGAACGCGCGCATCGAGTCCCATCGGGCTCGGCGACCGGCGCACTGGCGTACGGTCGAGAACACCGACCTCGCCGGGGCCATCCGTGCCCTGGAGTCCGCGGCGCTGATCGATTGCTTCGGGACCTGGCTGACCGGCCGGCTCGACGCGCTGGGCGCCTGGGACGAGGCCGCGGGTTGGCAGGGTCGCCTGTCGGCGGACATCTCGGGGGTCGTCGAGGCGTGGCGGGAGTGTCCGCATCGATTGGTCGGGGTCACCAACGAGGTCGGGCTGGGGCTGGTGTCGGAGCACCGGTCCGGGCGGATTTTCGCCGACTGGCTCGGACGGTTCAACCAGCAGGTCGCGGCCGTCAGCGACGACGTGATCCTGGTCGTCGCGGGGCGGCAGCTGGTCCTGTAGTCGGCGGGGCCGGCTGGGTCAGCTGACGGGAATGATCCTCGATCCGTCGGTGGGGGCCGGAGCGCTGGCATTCGGGGCGGGCTGCCAGGTGCAGATGCATGCCTCATTGCCCTCGGCATCGGCCAGCACCCACCAGGACGGCGCCTGGGCATCGTCCACGACGCGGCCACCGGCGGCGAGCCCGGCCGCCACCCGCTCCTCGGCCTGGTCGGCGGGAACGAAGATGTCGACGTGGACGCGGTTGCGCTCGAGTGGGGAGACGCGGGCGGGCTTGAAGAAGATGCGGGGGCCGGTGCGCGCCGGATCGACGAGGTCGCCGTCATTGAGCGGGCGATAGCCATAGACCGCAGCCCAGAACGGCCGGATCGCTTCCACATCGGCCGTGTCGATCGTGATCTGGGTCTCGGAGAAGGGCGCCGCGTCAATCGCTCCGTCGAAGATCTTGATCAGCGGCACGATCGCGTTGCCCAGGCGAACATCACGGCACGTGATGCCGTGGACGTCGTGGGAGCTGAGAGCCAGGTGTACGCGATTCCAGCGGATGTCGATCTCGGGATGATGATCGGCGTCCTCGGCCATCTCGCCGATCTTCGCCACGAAACTGGCCGCACGTCGGAAGTCCGCGAATTTCACCACCAGGTGCATCCGGCCCTGCACCAGCCGCCACTT
Coding sequences:
- a CDS encoding bifunctional adenosylcobinamide kinase/adenosylcobinamide-phosphate guanylyltransferase is translated as MTGGVRSGKSACAEGLLAAETQVSYLAPGPPWADDADWNARIESHRARRPAHWRTVENTDLAGAIRALESAALIDCFGTWLTGRLDALGAWDEAAGWQGRLSADISGVVEAWRECPHRLVGVTNEVGLGLVSEHRSGRIFADWLGRFNQQVAAVSDDVILVVAGRQLVL
- a CDS encoding VOC family protein → MSMVLDRCADQDVLPETDAVEAMPKWRLVQGRMHLVVKFADFRRAASFVAKIGEMAEDADHHPEIDIRWNRVHLALSSHDVHGITCRDVRLGNAIVPLIKIFDGAIDAAPFSETQITIDTADVEAIRPFWAAVYGYRPLNDGDLVDPARTGPRIFFKPARVSPLERNRVHVDIFVPADQAEERVAAGLAAGGRVVDDAQAPSWWVLADAEGNEACICTWQPAPNASAPAPTDGSRIIPVS